The Brachyhypopomus gauderio isolate BG-103 chromosome 1, BGAUD_0.2, whole genome shotgun sequence genome includes a window with the following:
- the errfi1a gene encoding ERBB receptor feedback inhibitor 1a, with protein sequence MSTAGLTAQEICLPTQSLFLRGSYCPSMDGTKPSWKYSHDRENLYLSIDPSVNCNLQPRKHVPSFLSGEKQRFHSHSQNNTGTQPLPPKKSRPTQLSLSSTVDPFNPSPIEDDQVVPGFQRLCVSDHASPPQTPSRVAKPLPPIPGSAELSTDQATDIEVEFFSGDDCRCLVPDPCPKPSPFRYSMHSRRSFRDSGQINYAYLEGPVSQQKRQQQQSKKKQDHEVQESVSPQQHDQELHEQQHLQKAACLRQQDRAQRKLRRSHSGPAGSFNKPSALRLCCQRWNTHGLDKPEVPPRIPIPPRPAKTPDCRRWSAEVSSGPYSDEDRPPKVPPREPLSSSTPRTPSPKSLPIYIHGIMPPTQSFAPDPKYVSRGLQRQNSEGSPCILPVMENGKKASTTHYFLLPQRPAYLDKHEKYFVDGTSRSTEATGSSLDWAGQSKKKIHSDFV encoded by the exons ATGTCCACTGCAGGCTTGACTGCCCAGGAGATTTGTCTACCCACACAAAGCCTCTTCCTGCGGGGCAGCTATTGCCCTAGCATGGATGGGACCAAACCCTCCTGGAAATACAGCCATGATCGTGAGAA TTTGTACCTCAGCATTGATCCCTCTGTGAATTGTAATCTTCAGCCACGGAAGCATGTGCCATCATTTTTATCAGGAGAAA AACAGAGATTCCATTCCCATTCCCAAAACAATACTGGGACCCAACCATTGCCTCCTAAAAAGTCTCGACCCACACAGCTTTCGTTATCCTCCACAGTTGACCCCTTTAATCCCAGCCCCATTGAGGATGACCAGGTGGTCCCTGGATTCCAgcgtctctgtgtctctgaccATGCCTCCCCACCTCAGACACCTAGTCGTGTAGCCAAGCCTCTTCCCCCAATCCCTGGCTCAGCGGAGCTATCCACTGACCAAGCCACGGACATCGAGGTGGAGTTCTTTAGTGGGGATGACTGCCGCTGTCTGGTTCCTGACCCTTGCCCAAAACCTTCTCCCTTCCGCTATAGCATGCACAGTCGGAGGAGTTTTAGGGACAGTGGGCAGATCAACTATGCCTATTTGGAGGGGCCGGTATCCCAGCAAAAGAGGCAACAGCAGCAGTCCAAGAAGAAGCAGGATCACGAGGTCCAGGAAAGTGTTTCTCCCCAGCAGCATGACCAGGAGCTCCATGAACAGCAGCATCTCCAGAAGGCTGCATGCCTACGGCAGCAGGACCGTGCCCAGCGTAAGCTGCGTCGCTCCCATTCCGGCCCTGCAGGCTCCTTCAATAAACCCTCCGCCCTTCGTCTGTGCTGTCAGCGGTGGAACACCCATGGCCTGGACAAACCTGAAGTCCCTCCCCGAATACCCATTCCACCACGGCCAGCTAAGACACCAGACTGCCGCCGCTGGTCAGCAGAGGTGTCCTCTGGGCCTTACAGTGATGAGGACAGACCCCCCAAAGTACCCCCAAGAGAACCTCTGTCCAGTAGCACACCCAGGACACCTAGTCCCAAAAGCCTCCCTATTTACATCCATGGGATCATGCCCCCGACACAGAGCTTTGCGCCAGACCCCAAATACGTGAGCCGAGGTCTGCAGCGGCAGAACAGCGAGGGCTCCCCATGCATTTTACCCGTCATGGAGAATGGCAAGAAAGCCAGCACCACACACTATTTCTTGCTGCCACAACGACCCGCGTACCTAGACAAGCATGAGAAGTATTTTGTGGACGGCACAAGTCGAAGCACTGAAGCCACGGGCTCTAGCCTAGACTGGGCTGGCCAAAGCAAGAAGAAAATACATTCAGACTTTGTGTAA